From one Candidatus Acididesulfobacter guangdongensis genomic stretch:
- the csm5 gene encoding type III-A CRISPR-associated RAMP protein Csm5, whose protein sequence is MNFKVKITTLTSLFIGNGESYYPTDYFIDEKGKTLNFINKSDYMDKIYGGFYYRALLSLTSSGTFDFKQLMNIYSQSCTDFVEYKIPIDDSDADAPESAFNYLDKNIKEPFRAPVDCFIRGGLDKQPYIPGSSFKGALKNAFQSYMLDNNENTAANIKKELLEVERSFSRETDLKKKETRTINEKIKIVDKYIKENITGSFESDIFRLINVSDFKLSAGDTQNNNLNYIKIIRPNNLNKSGNVTHMPVLLESISKNTSFEGEIYIDDQFIKSNFADRMPLLFNIGIPKEKPENTLKELLMKAIQKFGSQIYDIESKRFKYAENFKFELDKNKNILKLGRLGGGGSKSLDKIREITIQKNGKIITNKAAYQSSLWINENKEPIGWIEVEFL, encoded by the coding sequence ATGAATTTTAAAGTAAAAATTACAACGCTTACTTCATTGTTTATAGGTAACGGTGAAAGTTATTATCCTACCGATTATTTTATAGATGAAAAAGGAAAAACCTTAAATTTTATAAATAAATCAGATTATATGGATAAAATTTACGGCGGGTTTTACTACAGAGCATTATTGAGTTTAACATCTTCAGGAACATTCGATTTTAAACAATTAATGAATATTTATTCTCAATCTTGTACTGATTTTGTAGAATATAAAATCCCTATCGACGATTCAGATGCAGATGCACCAGAATCAGCCTTTAATTACCTGGATAAAAATATTAAAGAGCCTTTCCGTGCCCCTGTGGACTGTTTTATAAGAGGAGGGTTAGATAAACAGCCGTATATTCCGGGAAGCAGTTTTAAGGGAGCCTTAAAAAATGCTTTTCAGTCTTATATGTTAGATAATAATGAAAACACAGCGGCAAATATTAAAAAAGAATTATTAGAAGTAGAAAGATCATTCAGCCGCGAAACAGATTTAAAAAAAAAGGAAACACGTACAATTAATGAAAAAATTAAAATTGTAGATAAATATATTAAAGAAAATATAACCGGAAGTTTTGAAAGCGATATCTTTCGGTTGATTAATGTGAGCGATTTTAAACTTTCTGCCGGTGATACCCAAAATAATAATTTGAATTATATAAAAATTATCCGTCCGAATAATTTAAATAAATCCGGCAATGTAACCCATATGCCAGTATTGCTTGAGTCAATTAGTAAGAACACATCGTTTGAAGGTGAAATTTATATTGACGACCAATTTATTAAATCTAATTTTGCAGATAGAATGCCTTTGCTTTTTAATATCGGAATACCTAAAGAGAAACCCGAAAATACGTTAAAGGAGCTTCTAATGAAAGCAATACAAAAATTCGGTTCTCAAATTTACGATATTGAAAGTAAAAGATTTAAATATGCTGAAAATTTTAAATTTGAATTAGATAAAAATAAAAATATCTTAAAGCTTGGAAGACTTGGCGGAGGAGGTTCAAAAAGCTTGGATAAAATTAGGGAAATTACTATACAAAAGAACGGTAAAATAATTACAAATAAAGCAGCATATCAAAGTTCGCTTTGGATTAATGAGAATAAAGAACCGATAGGCTGGATAGAAGTAGAATTTTTATAA
- a CDS encoding TIGR02584 family CRISPR-associated protein has translation MKTILVCVAGITPQIITETLYYYLIEKKPPIWIDEIYVLTTSVGKETIINSLLKKEHGVFYKFLSDFHIGFQKIKFNENSVIQLGGDSYIKDISTDMDSAVIGNEIVNFIKKIAIDKNTRIICSIAGGRKTMGVYLSLGLQLYGREQDILSHTLVSPDFESTKDFFYIPPVPENIGIKDKNGKIIKIINTKDATIMCSEIIFVRLRNFLNIKDELFYDDLVNIVQKKVDYCGTKLISIDLKNKALLLGNKKVILKPIEICLYNLFLSNKKMCVQEFCGDCTDCYMSLNEMRSQEVYKNILRFYNIIYTENSGQYERLKESFKNDEKGEDFFSQNISKINKTLKQHLNPFEFAVYKISKMGKYNKRYGIYVDKKNILS, from the coding sequence ATGAAAACTATATTGGTATGCGTAGCCGGAATAACACCGCAGATTATTACAGAAACATTGTATTATTATCTGATTGAGAAAAAACCTCCTATATGGATAGATGAGATTTATGTACTTACTACTTCAGTCGGGAAAGAAACAATAATCAATTCACTTTTAAAAAAAGAGCATGGAGTATTTTATAAATTTTTGTCAGATTTCCACATCGGCTTCCAGAAAATAAAATTTAATGAGAATTCCGTGATTCAGCTCGGCGGAGATTCATATATTAAAGATATTTCGACAGATATGGACAGCGCTGTCATCGGCAATGAAATAGTAAATTTTATAAAAAAAATAGCTATCGATAAAAATACGAGGATTATATGTTCTATCGCAGGCGGCAGAAAAACCATGGGCGTTTATTTGTCTTTAGGTCTGCAGCTATATGGCAGGGAGCAGGATATACTTTCTCATACTTTAGTGTCGCCTGATTTTGAATCCACAAAAGACTTTTTTTACATTCCTCCGGTTCCAGAAAATATTGGGATAAAAGATAAAAATGGAAAAATTATCAAAATTATCAACACAAAGGACGCTACAATAATGTGTTCAGAAATAATATTCGTCAGACTTAGAAATTTTTTAAATATCAAAGATGAATTATTTTACGATGACCTCGTAAACATTGTTCAAAAAAAGGTGGACTACTGCGGCACAAAGCTTATATCTATAGATTTAAAAAATAAGGCGCTTTTGCTTGGAAATAAAAAAGTTATTTTAAAACCTATTGAAATTTGTCTCTACAATCTCTTTTTGTCGAATAAAAAGATGTGCGTGCAGGAATTTTGCGGCGATTGCACGGATTGCTACATGTCTTTAAATGAAATGCGTTCGCAGGAAGTATATAAAAATATTTTAAGATTTTATAATATTATTTATACTGAAAATAGCGGACAATATGAACGCTTAAAAGAATCTTTTAAAAATGACGAAAAAGGAGAGGACTTTTTCAGCCAGAATATTTCCAAAATAAATAAAACATTGAAACAGCATTTAAATCCTTTTGAATTTGCGGTTTATAAGATTTCCAAAATGGGTAAATATAACAAAAGGTACGGTATTTACGTTGATAAGAAAAATATTCTGTCGTGA
- the csm3 gene encoding type III-A CRISPR-associated RAMP protein Csm3, whose translation MIQKLIEIKELKGKTKLISGLHIGAGNDEIHIGGIDNPVIKNPLNDEPYIPGSSLKGKIRTLLEWYLGTFGINNKGEGTPHFVKEGDGDEITLIFGNGSAEQNYHGGPTRVSFNDCPLSKESLKKMIEKNALTEEKIEVSINRLSGTASKSGPRNIERVPAGAEFDFSLSYLVFNDIDKQNFKYLILGLKLLELTALGGSGSRGYGKIKFEFENNVSIENFTTKLESDDNGSNVYILKDLKDIEQEIKK comes from the coding sequence ATGATTCAAAAATTAATAGAAATAAAAGAGTTAAAAGGTAAAACAAAACTTATTTCCGGTCTTCATATAGGTGCGGGAAACGATGAAATTCATATCGGCGGAATAGATAATCCAGTTATAAAAAATCCTTTAAATGATGAACCTTATATACCGGGGAGCAGTTTAAAAGGCAAAATAAGAACGCTGCTTGAATGGTATTTAGGAACATTTGGTATTAACAATAAAGGAGAAGGAACGCCACACTTTGTTAAAGAGGGCGACGGGGATGAGATCACTTTAATTTTTGGTAACGGCAGCGCTGAGCAAAATTATCACGGCGGACCAACCAGAGTTAGTTTTAACGATTGCCCTTTAAGTAAAGAAAGTTTAAAAAAAATGATTGAAAAGAATGCGTTAACAGAAGAAAAAATTGAAGTATCTATTAACAGACTTTCCGGCACAGCTTCCAAGTCAGGACCAAGAAATATTGAAAGAGTTCCTGCAGGCGCCGAGTTTGATTTCAGTTTGAGCTATTTAGTTTTTAACGATATTGATAAACAAAATTTCAAATATTTAATTTTAGGTTTAAAACTTTTAGAGCTTACAGCTTTAGGCGGAAGCGGTTCAAGAGGATATGGAAAAATAAAATTTGAATTTGAAAATAATGTAAGTATAGAAAATTTTACAACAAAATTAGAATCAGATGACAACGGGAGCAATGTGTATATTCTGAAAGATTTGAAAGATATTGAACAGGAAATCAAAAAATAG